Proteins from one Telopea speciosissima isolate NSW1024214 ecotype Mountain lineage chromosome 1, Tspe_v1, whole genome shotgun sequence genomic window:
- the LOC122644769 gene encoding E3 ubiquitin-protein ligase PUB23-like, producing MDEIEIPQYFICPISLQIMKDPVTAVSGITYDRDSIEQWLSSGKNTMCPVSKQPLPADSYITPNHTLRRLIQAWCTTKGVDRIPTPKSPLTKTHILKLLRDLRVPQLQLNSLKKLESLASEKESNRRDMVETGVGKAMVSLIVRCFREVQADSILEVSLNVLHRLRIPNDEVKLLLIEYYDFMDSIMWVLGQEMDNPVTVKTNAVLVLKNFIQAASKNLLERIKPDFFEGLIRVLRDRISQQATKAILHVLLEACPWGRNRVKIIEAGAVPDLIELELTLPEKRISELNLSVLDYLCSCADGRAQLLDHAAGIAVVSKRMLRVSPAANESVVHILASIAKFSATNEVLNEMLRVGAVAKLCMALQAECGGTVKEKARWVLRLHSNVWSNSPCIGVYLLTRDPR from the coding sequence atgGACGAGATTGAAATTCCTCAGTACTTCATCTGCCCTATATCCCTTCAGATCATGAAAGATCCCGTAACAGCCGTCTCCGGCATCACATACGATCGGGATAGCATCGAACAGTGGTTGTCGTCGGGCAAGAACACGATGTGTCCGGTCTCAAAGCAGCCTCTTCCTGCAGATTCCTATATAACCCCAAACCATACTCTCCGGCGACTAATCCAGGCCTGGTGCACCACGAAAGGCGTCGATCGAATTCCGACCCCGAAATCGCCTCTGACCAAGACCCACATCCTTAAACTCCTCCGAGATCTCCGAGTTCCTCAGCTACAATTGAATTCACTGAAAAAGTTGGAGTCCTTAGCTTCTGAGAAAGAAAGCAACAGAAGAGATATGGTAGAAACCGGAGTTGGAAAGGCCATGGTTTCATTGATCGTAAGATGTTTCAGGGAAGTCCAAGCAGATAGTATTCTAGAGGTTTCTCTGAATGTTCTTCATCGTTTGCGGATCCCTAATGATGAAGTGAAGCTTCTTCTTATTGAGTACTATGATTTCATGGATTCAATCATGTGGGTTTTAGGGCAAGAGATGGATAATCCTGTAACAGTGAAGACAAATGCAGTTCTAGTGTTGAAAAACTTCATTCAAGCTGCAAGTAAGAATCTATTGGAGCGAATAAAACCCGATTTCTTTGAAGGTTTGATAAGGGTTTTGAGAGATAGAATCTCTCAACAAGCCACCAAGGCTATCTTGCACGTCTTACTAGAGGCTTGTccttggggaagaaatagagtAAAAATCATAGAAGCCGGTGCAGTTCCGGATCTAATCGAGCTAGAGCTTACGTTACCTGAGAAGAGGATCTCAGAGTTGAACTTGAGTGTATTGGATTATCTATGTTCATGTGCAGATGGGAGAGCACAATTGCTAGATCACGCTGCGGGTATTGCGGTGGTGTCGAAGAGGATGTTAAGAGTATCGCCGGCAGCTAATGAATCGGTTGTGCATATTCTTGCATCAATTGCAAAATTCTCTGCTACAAATGAGGTTCTCAATGAGATGTTGAGAGTGGGAGCTGTGGCAAAGCTTTGCATGGCTCTTCAAGCTGAATGTGGAGGAACCGTGAAGGAGAAGGCAAGATGGGTCCTTAGGTTGCATTCTAATGTGTGGAGCAATTCTCCTTGCATTGGAGTTTATCTGTTAACAAGGGATCCTAGGTAG
- the LOC122646127 gene encoding E3 ubiquitin-protein ligase PUB23-like, protein MDDIDIPSYFLCPISLEIMRDPVTVSSGMTYERESIERWIFSSKNSSCPVTRQPLSDADLTPNHTLRRLIQAWCTLNSSKGIERFPTPKPPIDQAQILKLLNDGKSQQHQMNCLRNLKSIANESERNRRCLESAGVIEFLASIVNSTNLEDDEGASGRAIDEALNLLYHLQISEIGIKKLINRNSGEFIQTLMRVLQDGTYQSRAYAVMILKSMFELADPVYVMSLQVEQFVEIVNVLRDQISQNASMAALQLMVEICPWGRNKIKAVEAGAVSVLIEMLIETTDQRRVCEMVLVVLDHLCRCAEGRAELFRHGAGIAVVSKKILRVSDVASERGVRILSSISKFSATSNVLQEMLQVGVVTKLCLVLQVDCSLKTKEKAKEMLRLHSRVWKNSSCIPVHLLSCYPS, encoded by the coding sequence ATGGATGATATCGATATTCCATCTTACTTTCTATGCCCAATCTCCCTCGAAATCATGAGAGATCCAGTTACCGTTTCTTCCGGAATGACTTACGAGAGAGAATCCATAGAAAGATGGATATTCTCAAGCAAGAACAGTTCTTGCCCTGTTACGAGACAACCTTTATCTGATGCAGATCTGACTCCAAACCACACTCTCCGACGATTAATCCAAGCATGGTGTACTCTCAATTCTTCCAAAGGTATCGAACGATTCCCAACTCCAAAGCCACCCATCGACCAAGCCCAGATCCTCAAGCTTCTCAACGATGGTAAATCCCAACAACACCAAATGAATTGTCTCCGAAATCTCAAATCCATCGCCAATGAAAGCGAAAGGAACCGGAGATGTTTGGAATCTGCAGGAGTAATTGAGTTCTTAGCTTCAATCGTAAACTCTACGAACTTAGAAGACGATGAAGGTGCGAGTGGTAGAGCGATTGATGAAGCGCTTAACCTTCTTTATCATCTCCAGATCTCGGAGATTGGCATCAAGAAACTCATCAACAGAAATAGTGGCGAATTCATCCAAACCCTGATGCGGGTCTTGCAAGATGGGACCTACCAATCTCGTGCTTATGCTGTAATGATTTTGAAATCCATGTTCGAGCTTGCCGATCCAGTTTACGTGATGAGCTTACAAGTTGAACAGTTTGTGGAGATCGTGAACGTGTTGCGTGATCAGATCTCACAAAATGCTTCCATGGCTGCATTACAGTTGATGGTGGAGATCTGTCCATGGGGTCGAAACAAGATTAAAGCAGTAGAAGCAGGTGCGGTTTCGGTACTCATAGAGATGCTTATCGAGACGACAGATCAGAGAAGGGTTTGTGAGATGGTGTTAGTGGTGTTGGATCATTTGTGTAGATGTGCAGAAGGGAGAGCTGAACTGTTCAGGCACGGAGCTGGAATTGCTGTTGTGTCTAAGAAGATACTTAGGGTTTCGGATGTGGCAAGTGAAAGGGGAGTGAGGATACTGTCTTCGATCTCGAAATTCTCTGCGACTTCAAATGTTCTTCAGGAGATGTTGCAGGTTGGGGTTGTTACTAAGTTGTGTTTGGTGCTTCAGGTGGATTGTAGTCTTAAAAccaaggagaaggccaaggagatGCTTAGGTTGCATTCTAGGGTTTGGAAGAACTCATCTTGTATCCCTGTCCACTTACTCTCTTGTTATCCATCTTAA
- the LOC122645186 gene encoding E3 ubiquitin-protein ligase PUB23-like, whose amino-acid sequence MDNIDIPSYFLCPISLEIMRDPVTVCSGMTYERESIERWIFTSKNSSCPVTRQPLSDSDLTPNHTLRRLIQAWCTLNSSNGIERFPTPKPPVDKAQIVKLLNDGKAQQHQMSCLRNLKSIANESKRNRRCLESAGVVEFLASIVSSTNLEDDEDTSGRAIDEALNLLYHLQISETGIKKLINRNSGEFIQTLMRVLQNGTYRSRAYAVLLLKFMFEFADPIYLMSLRVEQFVEIVNVLRDQISQHATMAALQIMVEICPWGRNKIKAVEAGAVSVLIEMLIETTDQRRVCEMVLVVLDHLCRCAEGRAELFRHGAGIAVVSKKILRVSHVASERGVRILSSISKFSATSNVLQEMLQVGVVTKLYLVLQVDCSLKTKEKAKEMLRLHSRVWKNSSCIPVHLLSCYPS is encoded by the coding sequence ATGGATAATATCGATATTCCATCTTATTTTCTATGCCCAATCTCTCTGGAAATCATGAGAGATCCTGTGACTGTGTGTTCTGGAATGACTTACGAGAGAGAGTCCATAGAGAGATGGATATTCACCAGCAAGAACAGTTCTTGCCCTGTCACGAGACAACCCTTATCTGATTCAGATCTGACTCCAAACCATACTCTCCGGCGATTAATCCAAGCATGGTGTACTCTCAATTCTTCCAACGGTATCGAACGATTCCCCACTCCAAAGCCACCCGTCGACAAAGCTCAAATCGTCAAGCTTCTCAACGATGGTAAAGCACAACAACACCAGATGAGTTGTCTCCGAAATCTCAAATCCATCGCCAATGAAAGCAAAAGGAATCGGAGATGTTTGGAATCTGCAGGAGTAGTTGAGTTCTTGGCTTCAATCGTAAGCTCTACGAACTTAGAAGACGACGAAGATACGAGTGGTAGAGCGATTGATGAAGCGCTTAACCTTCTTTATCATCTCCAGATCTCAGAGACTGGGATCAAGAAACTCATCAACAGAAATAGTGGCGaattcatccaaaccctaatgcGGGTTTTGCAAAATGGGACCTACCGGTCTCGTGCTTATGCTGTATTGCTTCTGAAATTCATGTTCGAGTTTGCCGATCCAATCTATTTGATGAGCTTGCGAGTGGAACAATTTGTGGAGATCGTGAACGTGTTGCGTGATCAGATCTCACAGCATGCGACCATGGCTGCATTACAGATCATGGTGGAGATCTGTCCATGGGGTCGAAACAAGATTAAAGCAGTAGAAGCAGGTGCGGTTTCGGTACTTATAGAGATGCTTATTGAGACAACAGATCAGAGAAGGGTTTGTGAGATGGTTTTAGTGGTGTTGGATCATTTGTGTAGATGTGCAGAAGGGAGAGCTGAACTGTTCAGGCACGGAGCTGGAATTGCTGTTGTGTCTAAGAAGATACTTAGGGTTTCACATGTGGCGAGTGAAAGGGGAGTGAGGATACTGTCTTCGATCTCGAAATTCTCTGCGACTTCAAATGTTCTTCAGGAGATGTTGCAGGTTGGGGTTGTTACCAAGTTGTATTTGGTGCTTCAAGTGGATTGTAGTCTTAAAAccaaggagaaggccaaggagatGCTCAGGTTGCATTCTAGGGTTTGGAAGAACTCATCTTGTATCCCTGTCCACTTACTCTCTTGTTATCCATCTTAA